From a single Miscanthus floridulus cultivar M001 chromosome 8, ASM1932011v1, whole genome shotgun sequence genomic region:
- the LOC136475897 gene encoding autophagy-related protein 11-like — MSSGSAVTGGGAEEAAAVPLGQKLMVHVAENGNTLEFQCGGDTLVDAIQHSIQLHCGIPPSDQLLLCGNTSLDGANALAYYKLPRDDREVFLYNKARLLADSRPPAPESLYIPEPNIPPPPRPQDSPPVDAAADPALKALVSYETRFRYHFQVANAVYQSSLAKFELCRRLLREGQVQERALDTARSNLEHTFRKLSQRYSEFLRCFTQQHRSHVEMLANFERDVQKLRAIRLHPALQSEGRHCLMDLLKENDLRKLADGCLSSHKKFEVKVSQLKANFLELKKRAEGLFNAMSSGGCKDVEKLIKEHQGVIGDQKIIMQALSKDVDTSKKLVDDCSSCQLSASLRPHDAVSAVGRIYEVHEKNNLPSIRNFDHRLTKLLEKCKDKKNEMNTLVHVCMQRVKSSQISIKGMMSELIAFQEVMGHQEDFDNLKIVSGLGHAYRACVAEVARRKSYFKLYTGLAGTYAEKLATECQNEKTRREDFHRTWSRYIPDDVMCSMGLFDSPSQCDVKVAPFDHDLLPIDVDDVEKLAPQSILGSFLKSGRSQLAKPLLSNSSTSENLNKSEQNPLSADDKMDFQDFLGGYDSIDIAGTSKLEVENARLKAELASAIAILCNVGAEYGYESIDEGQIDAVLKKAREKTADALAAKDEFAYQLQSLLTAKQEKCLAYEKRIQDLEERLANQYMQGHMVSGSKGTSDSLLSAFKSNDCNLDVSGGRQTQIRDESSVAMDEASSTSEQPSKQTEGGDENMTDISGALNLQLLDSTACTNLDAFMTELPRDNEHKIINIDKEGHMLTQLTMADTSDVPLSILNSRTNEHHALELRNKEPLVSELQNALDQKSKQLGETEIKLSAMMDEVNSLNKELEQTRGLLDESQMNCAHLENCLHEAREEAGTNKCSADRRAVEYDALRSSALRIHGLFERLNNCVTAPGVTGFAESLRSLAISLASSVKKDEADTTVQFQQCIKILADKVYLLTRQSAELLERYSAMQAVHGGITKELDEKKELIKNLYNKLQLEKQASKEKISFGRFEVHELAVFFRNPAGHYEAINRNCSNYYLSEESVALFTEHHPQHPAYIIGQIVHIERRIVHPGQMGGAPRPDSSGGRRSPASLLNPYNLPGGCEYFVVTVAMLPDAAR; from the exons ATGAGTTCTGGGTCGGCGGTGACAGGCGGCGgtgcggaggaggcggcggcggtgccgcTGGGGCAGAAGCTGATGGTGCACGTGGCGGAGAACGGCAACACCTTGGAGTTCCAGTGCGGCGGCGACACGCTCGTCGACGCCATCCAGCACTCCATCCAGCTCCACTGCGGCATACCGCCCAGCGACCAGCTCCTCCTCTGCGGCAACACCTCCCTCGACGGCGCCAACGCGCTCGCCTACTACAAGCTTCCGCGCGACGACCGTGAGGTCTTCCTCTACAACAAGGCCCGGCTCCTTGCGGactcccggcccccggcgccAGAGTCCCTCTACATCCCTGAGCCAAATATTCCACCGCCGCCCCGGCCACAGGACTCACCACCTGTGGATGCAGCTGCAGACCCGGCGCTGAAGGCGCTGGTATCTTATGAAACAAGGTTCAGATATCACTTCCAGGTCGCCAATGCGGTGTACCAATCTAGCTTGGCAAAATTTGAGCTGTGCAGGCGGCTTCTGCGGGAGGGGCAGGTGCAGGAGCGAGCGCTGGACACAGCACGGAGCAACCTAGAGCACACATTCCGGAAGCTCTCGCAGCGGTATTCAGAATTTTTGCGGTGCTTCACGCAGCAGCACCGTTCACATGTTGAAATGCTGGCAAATTTCGAGAGAGATGTGCAGAAGCTGCGTGCTATTAGGCTGCACCCAGCACTGCAAAGTGAGGGGAGGCATTGCTTGATGGACCTTCTCAAGGAGAATGACCTGAGGAAATTGGCTGACGGATGCTTGAGCTCACATAAGAAGTTTGAGGTCAAGGTGTCACAGCTGAAGGCAAACTTCTTGGAGCTGAAGAAGAGGGCGGAAGGCTTATTCAATGCCATGAGCTCAGGTGGGTGCAAGGATGTTGAGAAGCTTATAAAGGAGCATCAGGGAGTCATTGGTGACCAGAAGATCATCATGCAAGCTCTAAG TAAAGATGTGGACACCTCAAAGAAGCTTGTTGATGACTGCTCAAGTTGCCAGCTATCTGCTTCTCTCCGTCCTCATGATGCAGTCTCAGCCGTTGGCCGTATCTATGAAGTACATGAAAAGAATAACTTGCCCAGTATACGGAATTTTGATCACAGGCTTACAAAATTGCTTGAGAAATGCAAGGACAAGAAGAATGAAATGAATACTTTGGTCCATGTTTGCATGCAAAGAGTAAAATCTTCTCAGATTAGCATCAAAGGCATGATGAGTGAACTCATTGCATTCCAAGAGGTGATGGGCCATCAAGAAGATTTTGATAATCTGAAAATAGTCAGTGGCTTGGGTCATGCATATAGAGCTTGTGTCGCCGAGGTAGCCAGGAGGAAATCGTATTTTAAGCTGTATACTGGATTGGCTGGAACATATGCCGAAAAGTTGGCAACCGAGTGTCAAAACGAGAAAACAAGACGAGAGGATTTCCATAGGACATGGAGCAGGTACATTCCAGATGATGTCATGTGTTCCATGGGACTCTTTGATTCTCCAAGCCAGTGTGATGTAAAAGTTGCTCCTTTTGATCATGATCTTCTTCCCATTGATGTTGATGATGTGGAAAAGCTTGCTCCCCAGTCTATACTGGGGTCTTTTCTGAAATCTGGGAGATCACAGCTAGCAAAGCCTTTGCTAAGCAATTCTAGTACCAGTGAAAATTTGAACAAATCTGAGCAAAATCCTCTGAGCGCTGATGATAAGATGGATTTCCAAGATTTTCTGGGGGGTTATGATTCTATTGACATTGCAGGAACTAGTAAGTTAGAAGTGGAAAATGCCAGGTTAAAAGCAGAACTTGCTTCTGCAATTGCAATTCTCTGCAATGTCGGTGCTGAATATGGATATGAGTCTATTGACGAAGGACAAATTGATGCTGTATTGAAAAAAGCAAGGGAAAAAACAGCTGATGCACTTGCTGCAAAGGATGAATTTGCTTACCAGCTTCAGTCATTGCTCACTGCGAAGCAGGAAAAATGCTTGGCATATGAGAAGCGGATCCAGGATCTTGAGGAACGCTTAGCCAACCAGTACATGCAAGGTCACATGGTGTCAGGAAGCAAAGGCACGTCTGATTCCCTGCTTTCTGCATTTAAAAGTAATGACTGCAACCTGGATGTATCTGGAGGCAGGCAAACCCAAATACGCGATGAATCAAGTGTGGCCATGGATGAGGCCTCTTCAACATCTGAACAGCCATCTAAACAAACAGAAGGTGGCGATGAGAATATGACTGACATTTCAGGTGCACTGAACTTGCAGTTGCTCGATTCAACAGCATGTACTAATCTGGATGCTTTCATGACAGAATTGCCACGTGATAATGAACATAAGATCATAAACATTGATAAGGAAGGGCACATGTTGACACAACTTACTATGGCTGACACTTCTGATGTTCCTCTTAGCATCTTAAACTCAAGAACTAATGAGCATCATGCCTTAGAGTTGAGGAATAAGGAGCCTCTTGTGTCAGAGCTGCAAAATGCCCTAGATCAAAAATCAAAGCAGTTGGGTGAAACTGAAATTAAACTTAGTGCTATGATGGATGAGGTTAACTCCCTGAATAAAGAACTTGAACAAACCCGTGGTCTTCTCGATGAATCTCAG ATGAATTGTGCACACCTTGAAAACTGTTTACATGAAGCAAGAGAAGAGGCCGGAACAAACAAATGTTCAGCTGACAGAAGGGCTGTTGAGTATGATGCTCTGCGGTCGTCTGCTTTGAGGATACATGGTTTGTTCGAAAGGCTAAATAATTGTGTCACTGCACCAGGCGTGACTGGCTTTGCAGAGTCACTGCGTTCTTTGGCTATCTCCTTGGCAAG CTCTGTAAAGAAGGATGAAGCTGATACCACTGTTCAGTTTCAACAATGCATCAAGATCCTGGCGGACAAAGTTTATTTACTGACACGACAGAGTGCTGAGCTGCTAGAACGCTATTCAGCTATGCAGGCAGTACATGGAGGTATCACAAAAGAGTTGGATGAGAAGAAAGAGCTGATTAAGAATCTCTACAATAAACTTCAACTAGAAAAACAG GCCAGCAAGGAGAAGATATCATTTGGTCGGTTCGAAGTCCATGAGCTTGCTGTCTTTTTCCGAAACCCTGCTGGGCACTACGAGGCGATCAACCGGAACTGCTCAAACTACTACCTGTCTGAGGAATCTGTCGCCTTGTTCACCGAGCACCACCCGCAGCACCCAGCGTATATAATCGGGCAGATCGTTCACATTGAGCGGCGCATAGTGCACCCAGGCCAGATGGGAGGAGCTCCACGCCCTGATAGCAGTGGCGGCCGTCGGTCGCCCGCATCCTTGCTCAACCCCTACAACCTACCTGGGGGCTGTGAGTACTTCGTGGTGACTGTTGCCATGCTGCCTGATGCTGCCCGTTGA